A genomic window from Desulfovermiculus halophilus DSM 18834 includes:
- the pgm gene encoding phosphoglucomutase (alpha-D-glucose-1,6-bisphosphate-dependent), which yields MAEHPLAGKQAPESMLINVPRLITSYFHSHPSAELKAEQVAFGTSGHRGSSLRKSFNQHHILAITQAICEYRKAQGILGPLFVGFDTHALSEPAFETALEVLAANGVQTVVQQNRGYTPTPVISRMILDWNRDQDKARADGIVITPSHNPPEDGGIKYNPPHGGPAGTEATAAIQDRANAILGKGLADVRRMPVDRALQAETTHHLDMVDPYVQGLAGIVDMQAIASSGLALGADPLGGSGLEFWDRIVSRYGLNLEVVNRRIDPTFAFMPVDKDGVIRMDCSSQAAMAGLITMKDRFDLAFGNDPDFDRHGIVTGKGLMNPNHFLSVCAQYLFETRTRWPAHVALGKTVVTSSMLDRVADRLGRELVEVPVGFKWFVSGLLSGEIGMGCEESAGASFLQFDGSVWTTDKDGLVMNLLAAEMTAVREKDPAELYADLEAELGSPVYVRVDAPATGAQKASLKKLSPEHVQTRTLAGEEILATLTAAPGNEQPIGGLKVMTQNGWFAARPSGTEEIYKIYAESFVGREHVERIVREAQELVDSVIG from the coding sequence ATGGCTGAGCATCCACTGGCCGGGAAGCAGGCTCCGGAGAGCATGCTGATCAATGTCCCCCGGTTGATAACGTCCTATTTTCACAGCCACCCGTCTGCGGAGCTCAAAGCAGAGCAGGTGGCGTTCGGCACCTCCGGGCATCGGGGCAGCTCCCTGCGGAAGAGCTTCAATCAGCATCATATCCTGGCCATCACCCAGGCCATATGCGAATACCGCAAGGCCCAGGGGATCTTGGGCCCCCTGTTCGTCGGGTTCGATACCCACGCCTTGTCCGAGCCCGCCTTTGAAACCGCCCTGGAGGTGTTGGCGGCCAACGGGGTCCAGACCGTTGTGCAGCAAAACAGGGGGTATACGCCTACTCCGGTCATCTCCCGGATGATCCTGGACTGGAACCGGGATCAGGACAAGGCCCGGGCGGACGGGATCGTGATCACCCCCTCCCACAACCCTCCTGAAGACGGAGGAATAAAGTACAATCCCCCGCACGGCGGTCCGGCGGGTACCGAGGCCACGGCCGCCATCCAGGATCGGGCCAACGCCATACTGGGCAAAGGGCTGGCCGACGTTCGGCGGATGCCTGTGGACCGGGCCTTGCAAGCCGAAACGACCCACCACCTGGACATGGTGGACCCCTATGTCCAGGGGTTGGCCGGGATTGTGGACATGCAGGCCATCGCCTCCTCCGGGCTGGCCCTGGGAGCCGATCCTCTGGGCGGATCCGGCCTGGAGTTCTGGGACCGTATAGTCTCCAGGTATGGGCTGAACCTGGAGGTGGTCAATCGACGGATTGATCCCACCTTTGCCTTCATGCCTGTGGACAAGGACGGGGTCATCCGGATGGACTGCTCCTCCCAGGCCGCAATGGCAGGGCTGATCACCATGAAGGACCGTTTCGACCTGGCCTTCGGCAATGACCCCGACTTCGACCGCCACGGGATAGTGACCGGAAAGGGACTGATGAACCCCAACCACTTTTTGTCCGTCTGCGCCCAATATCTGTTTGAGACCAGAACCAGATGGCCAGCCCATGTGGCCCTGGGCAAGACCGTGGTGACCAGCTCCATGCTGGACAGGGTGGCCGATAGGCTGGGCCGGGAGCTGGTGGAGGTACCGGTGGGCTTTAAGTGGTTTGTCTCCGGGCTGCTCTCCGGAGAGATCGGCATGGGCTGCGAGGAGAGCGCCGGGGCCTCGTTCCTGCAGTTCGACGGGTCGGTATGGACCACGGACAAGGACGGCCTGGTCATGAACCTCTTGGCGGCAGAGATGACGGCGGTCCGGGAGAAGGACCCGGCCGAGCTGTACGCCGACCTGGAAGCCGAGCTGGGATCGCCGGTCTATGTGCGAGTTGACGCCCCGGCCACCGGGGCCCAGAAAGCGAGCCTGAAAAAGCTTTCCCCGGAGCACGTACAGACCCGGACCTTGGCTGGGGAAGAGATTCTTGCTACCTTGACCGCAGCCCCCGGTAACGAGCAGCCCATCGGCGGGCTGAAGGTGATGACCCAGAACGGGTGGTTCGCGGCCCGGCCTTCGGGAACCGAAGAGATATACAAGATTTACGCTGAGAGCTTTGTGGGCCGGGAGCATGTGGAACGCATCGTCCGCGAGGCCCAGGAACTGGTCGACTCGGTGATCGGCTGA